GTAATAGCTCACATAAGGTATTTACGCctgcaatattttatttatagtataAACTCCTCAGACCTAATCCATGTTTACTCCTGACATATACTTATTCATAATTTTCCTTTTAATATGTTGCATGATTTAGGATGGTGGTGATCAGCTTCGCATTCACACTCCATATGAAAGTCCTCCGAAAAATGGCGTGGATAAGACATTTTCAGACATGGTTTTATATACTATGCCTCCTAGAGACTTCTTCCCTACAGATTCGGCTAGTGCTTCTGTCCATTCTATGTCATCAGGAGCCTCAGATAGTTTGCACGGCCAGATGAAGGGGATTGGGATGGATACTTTTAGAATGAGCTTATCCAGTGCTGttagttcatcaagtcaaggtTCTGGTCATGATAATGCTGATGCCCTGGGAGATGTTTTTATCTGGGGGGAATACACTGGTGATGGTGTCGTTGGAGGGGGACCTCACAAAGTGGGTAGTAATTGCGCAAAAGTGGATTCCTTGCTGCCAAAAGGTTTGGAATCTGCAGTGGTACTTGATGTTCAAAATATAGCTTGTGGTGGACGACACGCTGCATTGGTGACCAAACAAGGAGAAATGTTCTCCTGGGGCGAGGAATCAGGTGGCAGACTAGGGCATGGAGTAGATTCAGATGTCTTGCATCCAAAACTAATTGATGCCCTCAGCACTACTAACATTGAGCTTGTAGCATGTGGAGAATTTCATACATGTGCTGTAACACTTTCAGGTGATCTATACACATGGGGAGATGGACAATTTGGTCTTCTTGGCCATGGTAACGAAGTGAGTCACTGGGTCCCTAAAAGAGTAAATGGGCCACTAGAGGGTATCCATGTTTCATCCATCTCCTGTGGGACATGGCATACTGCTGTAGTGACCTCTGCTGGACAGTTGTTTACTTTTGGTGATGGAACTTTTGGTGTATTAGGGCATGGTGATAGGAGAAACATTTTGAAACCCAGGGAAGTGGAATCTCTTAAAGGGCTGAGAACTGTACGAGCAGCTTGTGGTGTGTGGCATACTGCTGCGGTTGTAGAAGTTATGGTTGGCAATTCAAGTTCCAGTAATTGTTCATCGGGTAAACTGTTTACATGGGGAGATGGGGATAAGGGGCGACTTGGCCATGGGGATAAGGAAGCTAAACTTGTTCCCACTTGTGTTGCTGCTCTTGTTGAACCCAATTTTTGCCAAGTTGCATGTGGATATAGCCTTACAGTTGCACTTACAACCTCTGGCCATGTCTACACTATGGGAAGTCCTGTTTATGGCCAGCTAGGGAATCCTCAAGCTGATGGCAAGCTCCCGTCTCGTGTTGAAGGAAAACTTTTAAAGAGTTTTGTAGAAGAGATAGCTTGTGGTGCCTATCATGTTGCAGTATTATCTTCAAGAACTGAAGTTTATACATGGGGAAAGGGTGCGAATGGCCGGCTGGGTCATGGAGATATAGATGACAGAAATTCTCCAACTCTGCTTGAAGCTTTAAAAGACAAGCAAGTCAAAAGTATTGCCTGTGGTACTAATTTTACTGCAGCTATCTGCCTTCATAAGTGGGTTTCTGGGGTTGATCAGTCTATGTGTTCAGGTTGTCGGCTAccatttaattttaaaagaaagCGTCATAACTGTTATAATTGTGGGCTTGTTTTCTGCCACTCTTGCAGTATCAAGAAGTCTCTTAGGGCATCCATGGCACCGAATCCAAATAAAGCATATCGCGTGTGTGATAACTGTTTCAGTAAACTAAAGAAAGCTATTGAAACTGACACATCATCCCACTCTTCTATAAGTAGAAGAGGAAGTATGAATCAGGGGTTTAACGAACTGCCTGAGAGGGAGGAAAAGTTTGAATCCAGATCTCGTCCTCAGCTTGCAAGATTTGCCTCTATGGAATCATTCAAGCAAACAGATGTCCGCTCTTCCAAGCTAAACAAGAAACTAGACTTTAATAGCAGTCGTGTATCACCTATACCGAACGGAGGTTCTCAATGGGGAGGCCTTAATATCTCTAAATCCTTCAATCCAGTAATTGTCTCCTCCAAAAAGTTTTTCTCAGCATCTGTTCCTGGATCAAGAATTGTTTCTCGAGCAACATCACCTATATCTAGGCGTCCTAGCCCACCACGTTCTACCACGCCAACTCCGACTCTTGGTGGACTTGCTTCACCAAGAATGGTTATGGCTGATGCAAAAAGAACAAATGACGACCTGAACCAAGAAATCACTAAATTAAGAGCACAGGTATCTATTAATGCTCAGTGTTTTTCTTCAGTAGTGTAACTCATAAGTAGCAACATTTTCTTCATATTAATTGCAACAAAGCTTATAAAACCATATGAATGGGATGTTTGCTTAGTATGTATGCTAAAATGTAATCCAACTATTCATCAACAATCTCATGATGGTGTCCTTTCTATCCCTTCAtcatttttgtaattaattGACCTCAAGCATTGCCTCATACAGTCAAATTATTTATTCTCTTTGAGCACCAGTAGTTATGCATTACAATATGGCAACTCTAAAGATTTGCATTCATctgttaaattttcaaaattgaggGATTTGATTGGGTGGGAAATGTGTTTAAAGCATTTCCGGGTGTAAGCGAAAGAAAAACTGAGTTTTCACAAATGTTTTGGTTTACACAGGGAAGTAATTTTTAAGCAATCAAGTATAGTCttaattttgtatttgattttttttaatacatttGATACAAGTATAGACGCTGTGTTTTTCCATAAGAGGGTTGGCACAGGATTATTTGTACTACTTTTTCACTtccttaatattttattattttaggggattatataattttaagtttcTAAAGGATTGCTAAAAACCTATCAAATTGCCATATTTGGGAAGATCATTTGTACAATTTTGGTGGTATAAATTAGTGGCGATTACTGTTAAATCAGTACAGATAACTCGAAGGGCATTCACAATACATTGTCCTTCAAATCATTACAAGGCAGTTTTTGGGTTACAAGCAAAGGTTACAAATGTGCATGCAAATCCACACGATATTATGCAATAGGTGTATAGATGGTAACTATTTCTTGTTACGTAAATTGTACGGCTTCACGTTGATTTCAGTTTTAATGACCAAAGTGCTTCAGTTATGATTTTTTGTGCAATGAGTGTCTACTGTATAAAATGTCATATCCTTGTTTTAGGTTGAAACTTTTACTCGAAAGGCCCAATTCCAAGAGTTGGAGCTTGAAAGAACTACGAAGCAGTTAAAGGAGGCAATAGCAATTGCAGGAGAAGAGACTGCAAAATGCCAAGCCGCGAAAGACGTCATCAAGTCACTCACTGCCCAAGTAAGACATCTTAAAGTCATTAATAACGTGTTAGTGGTATACACCAATATTTTTATGCCCTTAAGATGAAATTCAATGTTAATATGTACTTTGCTCCTATGTTACATTAATAATTAACTGCTTATCTTATATTTATTGCACCATAGATCATTTGAAAGAATCCTCACTTCTCAGTCAGCCACTCTTTAGTTGTGtctaaaaaattgtttgatttatttaaaGTTGTAATTCCATCTTTGCTTATAAGTTAATAGGTGGGGCCTATACCATTTACTTACTGGGTTTGACTTTTGAGTATAAATAGGTAATATGGAGTCATTGAAATTTGCAGTCTACTCATTTGCTTCTTTATTTCTTATTTCCTTTCACTTAATTAAATCATTTAGCAGGCGGGCGCTCTTTACTTAGTTTGATAGCCATATCCTTCCATGCTAGTTTAATGAATATGTCTGACTTGATTCTCTGGTGATAAATATAGAGCGAAAGGATTTGATGTGCAACTTTCTCATCAAAAACAAATAACCTAAATACCTAATACTGAAAATTCTTTGAAAATCTGGCCTCTCTTGCTGAGTCTtgcattttttaatttatagctTAAAGACATGGCTGAAAGGCTGCCTGTTGGAGCATCCCGAAATGTAAAATCGACTTTTGCTTCTCTTGGGGTTAACATCGCTTCCAGTGATGTTTCAAATGCATCAAATGATTTAATGAATGGCCAAATTGCAAGCCAAGATCCAGATTCAAATGGATTGAGTGGCCAAATATCATCTAATGGATCAAATCATCAGTTTCTATTAAATGGGTCAAATAACAATCTATTCCCTACTGCATCGAATGCATTGAATAACAACCAGCTTTTACTCAACGGATCAAATGCTGTCAGTGGCCGCCTTTCTGGTCAAAACAAAATGGTGTATTCAGAAGCAACAATAAGAAATGGGAGTAAAACAAAAGAAAGTGATTCTCGTAATGATAGTGAATGGGTTGAGCAAGATGAGCCTGGAGTTTATATCACTCTTACCTCATTATCTGGAGGTGTAAAAGATCTCAAGCGAGTTCGTTTCAGGTATATTTTTATCTTTCATTAAGTTTTATTGCTTCTTTGTGGCCACAATAAATTTCCGGCATATGACATATTGGCCAATGTCCTGCTAAACTAAAATGAATTTCTTAATTATCGATTGTAAGATAAACCAAAGGCGCAAGTTctatatgcagttaaccaaatcTAGCAAGATCTGGCTTCAATGCTTGGCCTACTGCCCAATTTAACTTAGCTACTCTACTTGCAATACTATATGAAAAAGGGTATTGTCTATAAATTTGCAGAAATGTTAAACTTATAGAAAGTATTCCTAATTTTTCAAGCTGACCAATAttatataacattatataccGCCGGACAAAACTAGAACATCAGCTTTTACAAAGGCTGGTAATTTTTTAGGAATAAGTGGGTCCCTTTCTGTCCACCTTAATTTTGCTATAAAGAAATGATATTATTTTCTGTCCACCTTAATTTTCTGCATCTGATTTTCGAAAAGATTATAAACAAATGATTTCGGTGTGTATCTAATAAATGCAGTCGGAAGCGGTTCAGTGAGAAACAAGCTGAACAATGGTGGGCAGAGAACCGAGCACGA
This genomic window from Daucus carota subsp. sativus chromosome 7, DH1 v3.0, whole genome shotgun sequence contains:
- the LOC108195904 gene encoding PH, RCC1 and FYVE domains-containing protein 1; translated protein: MTSDVNRTTAGGQVERDVEQAITALKKGAYLLKYGRRGKPKFCPFRLANDESVLIWFSGKEEKLLKLSHVSRIISGQRTPIFQRYPRPEKEYQSFSLIYNDRSLDLICKDKDEAEVWFSGLKALISRGHQRKWRSEARSDGIPSEANSPRTYTQRSSPLNSPFGSGNSSHKDGGDQLRIHTPYESPPKNGVDKTFSDMVLYTMPPRDFFPTDSASASVHSMSSGASDSLHGQMKGIGMDTFRMSLSSAVSSSSQGSGHDNADALGDVFIWGEYTGDGVVGGGPHKVGSNCAKVDSLLPKGLESAVVLDVQNIACGGRHAALVTKQGEMFSWGEESGGRLGHGVDSDVLHPKLIDALSTTNIELVACGEFHTCAVTLSGDLYTWGDGQFGLLGHGNEVSHWVPKRVNGPLEGIHVSSISCGTWHTAVVTSAGQLFTFGDGTFGVLGHGDRRNILKPREVESLKGLRTVRAACGVWHTAAVVEVMVGNSSSSNCSSGKLFTWGDGDKGRLGHGDKEAKLVPTCVAALVEPNFCQVACGYSLTVALTTSGHVYTMGSPVYGQLGNPQADGKLPSRVEGKLLKSFVEEIACGAYHVAVLSSRTEVYTWGKGANGRLGHGDIDDRNSPTLLEALKDKQVKSIACGTNFTAAICLHKWVSGVDQSMCSGCRLPFNFKRKRHNCYNCGLVFCHSCSIKKSLRASMAPNPNKAYRVCDNCFSKLKKAIETDTSSHSSISRRGSMNQGFNELPEREEKFESRSRPQLARFASMESFKQTDVRSSKLNKKLDFNSSRVSPIPNGGSQWGGLNISKSFNPVIVSSKKFFSASVPGSRIVSRATSPISRRPSPPRSTTPTPTLGGLASPRMVMADAKRTNDDLNQEITKLRAQVETFTRKAQFQELELERTTKQLKEAIAIAGEETAKCQAAKDVIKSLTAQLKDMAERLPVGASRNVKSTFASLGVNIASSDVSNASNDLMNGQIASQDPDSNGLSGQISSNGSNHQFLLNGSNNNLFPTASNALNNNQLLLNGSNAVSGRLSGQNKMVYSEATIRNGSKTKESDSRNDSEWVEQDEPGVYITLTSLSGGVKDLKRVRFSRKRFSEKQAEQWWAENRARVYEKYNVRMVDKSTVGIGSEDFT